A stretch of Synechococcus sp. WH 8020 DNA encodes these proteins:
- the hemJ gene encoding protoporphyrinogen oxidase HemJ → MTLPPEAYLWFKTLHIVGVVVWFAGLFYLVRLFIYHVEADEEESPVREAFKAQYAVMERRLANIITTPGLILTVTMAAGLLITQPSWLQQGWMHAKLGFVALLLAYHVFCYRLMGQLQAGVCQWSGRQLRALNELPTLLLVLVVMLVVFKTQFPTGAATWLTVGLVVFMAGTIQFYARWRRLREAALAQESASDA, encoded by the coding sequence CTGACGCTTCCTCCTGAGGCTTACCTGTGGTTCAAGACCCTTCACATCGTTGGCGTGGTGGTCTGGTTCGCGGGTCTCTTTTATCTCGTTCGACTGTTCATCTATCACGTTGAAGCGGACGAGGAGGAGTCGCCTGTTCGCGAAGCCTTCAAAGCGCAGTACGCAGTGATGGAAAGGCGGCTGGCCAACATCATCACCACACCTGGCCTGATCCTCACCGTGACAATGGCGGCAGGTCTATTGATCACACAACCATCCTGGCTGCAGCAAGGCTGGATGCACGCAAAGCTCGGCTTTGTGGCTCTGTTGCTGGCCTATCACGTGTTCTGTTATCGACTGATGGGACAACTGCAAGCTGGGGTTTGCCAGTGGAGCGGCAGGCAACTCCGTGCTCTCAACGAACTTCCAACCCTGTTGCTTGTTCTCGTGGTGATGCTGGTGGTCTTCAAAACCCAATTTCCAACAGGAGCAGCAACCTGGTTAACCGTTGGACTCGTGGTGTTTATGGCCGGCACCATTCAGTTTTATGCCCGCTGGCGACGTCTCCGCGAAGCAGCGCTCGCGCAGGAGTCAGCCAGTGACGCATGA
- a CDS encoding PHP domain-containing protein: MPAGDVSAKQRSRRSQPVTHDQHPLRAVLNTVGPESCPGLLNFHCHTVCSDGSLEPVALIEQANARKLSHIAVTDHHSIAAYGPMVRWLERARDQGVNTPTLWSGMEISCILRGCLVHVLALGFTPGHTALLPYSSGDAAVGAPLRAGEVRKAIHEAGGIAILAHPGRYRLGFSVLIDAAAELGFDGGEAWYDYDMQQRWSPTPLICESIDQQLKNLGLLRTCGTDTHGIDLKGR; encoded by the coding sequence ATGCCCGCTGGCGACGTCTCCGCGAAGCAGCGCTCGCGCAGGAGTCAGCCAGTGACGCATGACCAGCACCCACTGCGGGCTGTTCTGAACACGGTTGGGCCTGAGAGCTGTCCAGGTTTACTCAATTTTCATTGCCATACCGTCTGCAGTGACGGAAGCCTGGAACCGGTTGCACTGATTGAACAAGCCAATGCGCGCAAGCTGAGTCACATTGCCGTCACCGATCACCATTCGATCGCCGCCTATGGTCCGATGGTTCGTTGGCTTGAGCGTGCTCGCGATCAGGGCGTGAACACTCCAACGCTTTGGAGTGGGATGGAAATCAGTTGCATCCTGCGCGGTTGTTTGGTTCACGTCCTAGCTCTGGGCTTTACGCCAGGACATACCGCTTTGTTGCCTTACTCCAGCGGCGATGCTGCGGTTGGTGCACCTCTGAGGGCAGGCGAGGTTCGTAAAGCGATTCATGAAGCCGGCGGGATCGCAATCCTTGCCCATCCAGGTCGGTACAGGTTGGGGTTCTCGGTCTTAATCGATGCAGCCGCTGAGCTCGGTTTCGATGGTGGTGAAGCCTGGTACGACTACGACATGCAACAACGCTGGTCACCCACGCCATTGATCTGTGAATCGATCGATCAACAGTTAAAAAACCTTGGCCTTTTGCGTACTTGCGGCACTGATACTCACGGTATTGACCTTAAAGGCCGCTAA
- a CDS encoding cryptochrome/photolyase family protein produces MEITLVFPHQLFEHHPGICDNRSIALIADALILGGDPQWPLTIHPRKLKLHQQTMLAYQKDLASKGFSVCILTPNQNQQTSDLLNQLIDSGYQTFYMVDPIDDLLNKRVKKTLERRHCILNLLPTPMLLTPTEVMDKYFSGRRKPMMANFYQMQRKRLGVLIDDQGAPVGGRWSYDADNRKKLPKGITVPEEPSIDFPIDHRSAKQWLDTFLEQRLAGFGTYEDAISSKHRVMWHSVLTPMLNLGLLTPQQILTQTLDVAESSEIPLNSLEGFLRQIIGWREFMAAMYLRHGVTMRNSNFWNFEDRPIPDAFYQGTTGIPPIDDAIKRALNTGYCHHIERLMLLGNPMLLCGFHPNRIYTWFMELFVDAYDWVMVPNVYGMSQFADGGIFTSKPYISGSNYVRKMSDYKPGEWCEIWDGLFWSFIHRHGDFFRSQPRLAMMTRNLDRMAAEVMETHYSKAQQFLDSLS; encoded by the coding sequence ATGGAAATCACACTTGTTTTTCCCCATCAGCTTTTCGAACACCATCCAGGTATTTGTGACAACCGCAGCATTGCCTTGATTGCAGATGCCTTGATCCTCGGAGGTGATCCTCAATGGCCGCTCACCATCCACCCACGCAAGCTCAAGTTGCATCAACAAACGATGCTTGCCTACCAAAAGGATCTTGCGTCCAAAGGTTTTAGCGTTTGCATACTCACACCCAATCAGAATCAGCAAACATCAGATCTTCTCAACCAACTAATTGATTCTGGATATCAAACATTTTACATGGTCGATCCAATCGATGATTTGTTGAATAAAAGAGTCAAAAAGACATTGGAACGGCGCCATTGCATTCTCAATCTTCTACCCACTCCGATGTTGCTGACACCAACCGAAGTGATGGATAAATATTTCAGCGGCCGACGCAAACCAATGATGGCCAATTTCTATCAAATGCAGCGCAAGCGCTTAGGAGTTTTGATCGATGATCAGGGAGCTCCTGTGGGTGGCCGCTGGAGTTATGACGCCGATAACCGTAAAAAACTTCCCAAAGGAATCACGGTTCCTGAAGAACCATCAATTGATTTCCCTATTGATCACCGATCAGCAAAACAATGGCTTGACACCTTTTTGGAACAAAGACTGGCTGGTTTCGGCACCTATGAAGATGCCATCAGCTCCAAACACCGTGTGATGTGGCATAGCGTCTTGACGCCGATGCTCAACCTCGGGCTTCTTACTCCCCAGCAGATTCTCACCCAAACGCTCGACGTTGCAGAATCTAGTGAGATCCCACTGAATTCTCTGGAGGGTTTTCTAAGGCAAATCATTGGTTGGCGTGAATTCATGGCTGCGATGTATCTGCGCCATGGAGTAACGATGCGCAATAGCAATTTTTGGAACTTTGAAGATCGCCCCATCCCAGACGCATTTTACCAAGGGACCACGGGAATTCCACCGATTGATGATGCAATCAAACGTGCTTTGAACACTGGATATTGTCATCACATTGAGCGCCTGATGCTGCTGGGAAACCCGATGCTTCTTTGTGGTTTCCATCCCAATCGTATCTATACTTGGTTTATGGAATTGTTCGTGGATGCTTACGATTGGGTCATGGTTCCTAATGTTTATGGGATGAGTCAGTTTGCAGACGGTGGAATCTTTACGAGCAAACCTTATATATCAGGCTCCAATTACGTTCGCAAAATGTCTGACTACAAACCCGGAGAGTGGTGTGAGATATGGGATGGCTTGTTCTGGAGTTTTATTCATCGTCATGGAGACTTTTTTCGTTCACAACCAAGATTGGCGATGATGACTCGAAATCTCGATCGCATGGCAGCCGAGGTAATGGAAACGCATTACTCCAAGGCGCAACAGTTTCTTGACTCGCTCAGCTAG